One region of Manis pentadactyla isolate mManPen7 chromosome 9, mManPen7.hap1, whole genome shotgun sequence genomic DNA includes:
- the AP5B1 gene encoding AP-5 complex subunit beta-1, with translation MGSLSREAWAQRLVAFRASPSAFLAGPVGEDLGRDLLSDLRSEKLSEQTKVSLLALSLEYPDQLWPDAPAAETAATSFLDTLVLLPPRPSAIRRPLLLAATTALVAGSALGPNSGASGRLLPLLLGLASGRDLGRGFGPPSEQRPLQATACECLRELESCKPGLLTSCLGMLRSLLGHEGPVQPLSLLLALALRNCLVLQARARAGLQSLLMTSVSPTECGSWNWTLAEEGDAHLQPQAPSRPVAKEGECGLAALEPSPEEARELRAVVAQLLDTSYLLTPVAQAQLLWLLGWALRGLRGQPPVLFKPQLVRLLGTAQLTLLHAVLALKAAFGEALFTAQDEALLLRRLTLAAQHPALPLPTHLFYLHCLLSFPENWPLGPTGEEAVPLLLGPQLCIGLLPSLLHDPSDLLARLHLLCLLCAEDEQDEKGQDQSPRRYLEELLADLQQRAALDGGPRAFAILCFQASYLVAHCLARQPTVLTCLTHGLAQLYRARPALAPHFVDLLDRVGPELGLPLRVMLRQEVVSRPGRGEALRWHLQMLAKVADGDAEGCTLSFLQGAAGHCTDWGLQQALLQVCRALLWAGVGEGLADLLQALARQLEDPDGRDRARLYYILLAHLTRSKLRVALGPSLATPALTSSLVAENQGFTAALMVQEAPAPIRLSVGPRKAKGPVPVLQLQVEVLEPVYSLELRFHVEGQLYAPLGAVHVPCLCPSRPSRPLPLPLQPHHPAPAQLGVRALYTTPAGHTCHAHLPPLPVDFADLFLPFPLPPEEARLGFFEELWDSCLPKGAESRLWCPLGSQGLEALVACHLEPFVMVAQPPTSYLIAIHLPPNSRLLLRLGAAQADGVPVALRTDDWAVLPLAGDYLRGLSDTV, from the exons ATGGGGTCCCTGAGCCGGGAAGCCTGGGCCCAGCGCCTGGTCGCCTTCCGGGCCAGCCCGTCCGCCTTCCTGGCAGGTCCCGTGGGTGAGGATCTGGGTCGAGACCTGCTGAGCGACCTGAGAAGTGAGAAGCTGAGCGAACAGACCAAG GTTTCCTTGCTGGCCTTGAGCTTGGAGTACCCAGACCAGCTGTGGCCGGATGCCCCTGCGGCTGAGACAGCGGCCACCTCCTTCTTGGACACCCTGGTCCTTCTACCTCCGCGGCCCTCAGCCATACGGCGGCCCCTGCTTCTGGCGGCCACCACAGCCCTGGTGGCAGGAAGCGCGCTGGGCCCCAACTCGGGTGCCTCAGGCCGGCTCCTCCCCCTTCTGCTTGGGTTAGCTTCAGGCCGCGATCTGGGTCGAGGCTTTGGTCCCCCCTCGGAACAGCGACCCCTGCAGGCCACAGCGTGCGAATGCCTGCGGGAATTGGAGAGCTGCAAGCCTGGGCTGCTCACAAGCTGCCTGGGGATGCTCCGGAGCCTGCTAGGCCACGAGGGCCCCGTTCAGCCGCTCAGCCTGCTGCTGGCACTTGCTCTGCGCAACTGCTTGGTGTTacaggccagggccagggccggTCTGCAGAGCCTGCTCATGACCTCGGTCTCTCCCACCGAGTGTGGTTCTTGGAACTGGACACTAGCTGAAGAGGGTGATGCCCACCTTCAGCCCCAGGCACCCAGCAGGCCAGTGGCCAAGGAGGGGGAGTGTGGCCTTGCAGCCCTGGAGCCCAGTCCTGAAGAGGCCCGAGAGCTGCGGGCTGTTGTGGCCCAGCTTCTGGACACCTCCTACCTACTTACTCCTGTGGCgcaggcccaacttctgtggctGCTGGGCTGGGCCCTCCGGGGTCTTCGGGGACAGCCGCCAGTGCTCTTCAAGCCGCAGTTGGTACGGCTACTGGGTACAGCACAGCTGACGCTGTTGCACGCTGTTCTGGCACTCAAGGCGGCCTTCGGTGAGGCACTGTTCACGGCCCAGGATGAGGCTTTACTGCTCCGCCGGCTAACCTTGGCTGCTCAGCAcccggccctgcccctgcccacccatcTCTTCTACCTGCACTGCCTCCTGAGCTTCCCTGAGAACTGGCCACTGGGCCCCACAGGTGAGGAGGCCGTCCCGCTGCTGCTAGGGCCCCAGCTTTGCATTGGTCTCTTGCCCAGTCTCCTGCACGACCCTTCAGACCTCCTGGCACGCCTGCATCTGCTGTGCCTGCTTTGTGCAGAAGATGAACAAGACGAGAAAGGTCAGGATCAGAGCCCCCGGCGATACCTGGAGGAGCTGCTGGCTGACCTGCAGCAGAGGGCAGCCCTGGATGGGGGCCCCCGGGCCTTCGCCATTCTCTGCTTCCAGGCCTCTTACCTGGTTGCTCACTGCCTGGCTAGGCAACCTACAGTGCTGACATGCTTGACCCATGGACTGGCCCAGCTGTACAGAGCCCGGCCTGCACTTGCCCCCCATTTTGTGGATCTCTTAGATCGGGTGGGCCCTGAGCTGGGGCTGCCCCTGAGGGTGATGCTGCGGCAAGAGGTGGTATCCAGGCCAGGCAGGGGTGAGGCCCTTCGCTGGCACCTACAGATGCTGGCAAAGGTAGCAGATGGGGATGCCGAAGGTTGCACCCTTAGCTTCCTGCAGGGTGCAGCTGGCCACTGCACAGACTGGGGCCTCCAGCAGGCCCTGCTGCAGGTCTGCCGAGCCCTGCTGTGGGCAGGTGTCGGGGAAGGCCTGGCAGACTTGCTACAGGCTCTGGCCAGGCAGCTAGAGGACCCTGATGGGCGGGATCGTGCCCGCCTCTACTACATCCTCCTGGCCCACTTGACAAGGTCCAAGCTCAGGGTGGCCCTGGGCCCCTCACTTGCTACACCTGCACTGACCTCTTCACTGGTGGCTGAGAACCAGGGCTTTACTGCAGCACTGATGGTGCAGGAGGCCCCGGCCCCAATTCGGCTGAGCGTGGGGCCTCGCAAAGCCAAGGGCCCGGTGCCAGTGCTGCAGCTGCAGGTGGAGGTGCTGGAACCGgtatactctctggagctgcgcTTCCACGTGGAAGGACAGCTCTACGCTCCCTTGGGGGCTGTCCATGTGCCCTGCCTGTGCCCCAGCCGCCCCAGTCGccctctgcccctgcctctgCAGCCCCACCACCCCGCCCCGGCACAGCTGGGTGTGCGTGCCCTGTACACCACACCTGCTGGCCACACATGCCACGCCCACCTGCCACCCCTGCCTGTGGACTTCGCTGACCTCTTTCTGCCTTTTCCCTTGCCCCCTGAGGAGGCCCGgctgggcttctttgaggagCTCTGGGATTCCTGCCTGCCAAAGGGTGCCGAGAGTCGCCTGTGGTGCCCTCTTGGGTCACAGGGGCTGGAGGCCTTGGTGGCCTGTCACCTGGAGCCCTTTGTGATGGTGGCCCAGCCACCCACTAGCTACCTCATAGCCATCCACCTGCCCCCCAACTCAAGACTGCTGCTGCGGCTGGGGGCAGCCCAGGCGGATGGAGTGCCCGTGGCCCTGCGGACCGATGACTGGGCTGTGCTGCCCCTGGCAGGGGACTACCTCCGGGGGTTGTCAGACACTGTCTGA